From Anas acuta chromosome 11, bAnaAcu1.1, whole genome shotgun sequence, the proteins below share one genomic window:
- the CHDH gene encoding choline dehydrogenase, mitochondrial isoform X1 yields the protein MLLDKTHNFGGNTVGVMFLVKMFYLIKGVKCYSSVSQMHKVTGALFKAHLLRNTLGINKSFRISRALSQLSSEKANSFNYVIVGAGSAGCVLANRLTEDPLSTVLLLEAGPKDTLLGSKRLMWKIHMPAALTYNLCDEKYNWYYHTTSQKHMDNRIMYWPRGRVWGGSSSLNAMVYIRGHAEDYNRWSREGAVGWDYEHCLPYFKKAQTHELGPDQYRGGKGPLHVSRGKTNHPLHHAFLEATQQAGYPFTDDMNGYQQEGFGWMDMTVHKGQRWSAASAYLHPAVSRPNLSITEKTLVTKILFQGTKSIGVEYLKNGQRKKAFASKEVILSGGAINSPQLLMLSGIGNADDLKKLGIPVVCHLPGVGQNLQDHLEVYVQQKCTKPITLYSAQKPVRMARIGLEWLWKFTGDGATAHLESGGFIRSEPGVPHPDIQFHFLPSQVVDHGRVASTMEAYQVHVGPMRSTSVGWVKLKSTNPMDHPIIEPNYMSTERDIWEFRQCVKLTREIFAQKAFEKFRGPEIQPGNHVQSDKEIDAFIRQKADSAYHPSCTCKMGQLSDSTAVVDPQTKVIGVENLRVVDASIMPSIVSGNLNAPTIMIAEKAADIIKGLPSLQEKNAPVYKPKTLETQR from the exons gaCAAAACACACAATTTTGGAGGAAATACTGTAGGAGTGATGTTCTTAGTAAAGATGTTCTACTTAATCAAAGGAGTTAAATGTTACAGCTCTGTGAGTCAGATGCACAAAGTAACAGGAGCTCTGTTTAAAGCACACCTGTTAAGGAACACATTGGGCATCAACAAATCATTCAGAATCTCACGTGCATTGTCTCAGCTTAGTTCTGAAAAGGCAAACTCTTTTAATTATGTCATTGTTGGAGCTGGATCAGCTGGGTGTGTATTAGCCAACAGGTTGACCGAAGACCCTCTCAGTACTGTACTACTTTTGGAAGCAGGCCCTAAAGATACCCTTCTAGGTAGTAAGAGACTGATGTGGAAGATTCATATGCCTGCTGCATTAACTTACAACCTCTGTGATGAGAAATATAACTGGTATTACCACACAACTTCACAGAAACATATGGATAATAGGATTATGTACTGGCCCCGAGGAAGAGTGTGGGGTGGTTCCTCTTCTCTCAATGCAATGGTGTATATTCGTGGGCATGCTGAAGATTATAATCGATGGAGCAGAGAAGGGGCTGTAGGATGGGACTATGAACATTGCTTGCCCTATTTTAAGAAGGCACAAACACATGAACTGGGACCAGATCAGTATAGAGGTGGAAAAGGACCTCTGCATGTGtcaagagggaaaacaaaccatCCTCTTCATCACGCATTCCTGGAGGCAACTCAGCAAGCTGGGTATCCCTTCACAGATGATATGAATGGCTATCAGCAAGAAGGATTTGGCTGGATGGACATGACTGTACACAAAG GTCAAAGATGGAGCGCAGCGAGTGCTTACCTTCACCCAGCTGTATCCCGCCCAAATTTGTCAATCACAGAGAAGACACTTGTAACAAAAATCTTGTTTCAAGGAACAAAATCCATTGGTGTTGAGTATTTGAAAAATGGTCAAAGGAAAAAG GCTTTTGCCAgtaaagaagttattttaagtGGAGGTGCCATAAATTCTCCACAGCTGCTTATGTTGTCTGGGATTGGCAATGCAGATGATCTAAAAAAACTGGGGATCCCTGTTGTTTGTCACCTTCCTG GAGTAGGCCAGAATCTTCAAGATCACTTAGAAGTGTACGTCCAGCAAAAGTGCACCAAACCTATCACTCTGTATAGTGCACAAAAGCCGGTTAGAATGGCAAGGATTGGTCTAGAATGGCTTTGGAAGTTCACAG GTGATGGAGCCACTGCCCACTTAGAATCTGGTGGGTTTATTCGAAGTGAGCCAGGAGTTCCTCACCCTGACATTCAGTTccactttcttccttctcaggTGGTTGATCATGGTCGCGTTGCTTCAACAATGGAAGCTTACCAG GTCCACGTGGGGCCCATGAGGAGCACAAGTGTAGGCTGGGTGAAACTGAAAAGTACAAACCCAATGGATCATCCAATCATTGAGCCTAACTACATGTCAACAG aAAGAGATATTTGGGAATTCCGCCAGTGTGTCAAGCTGACCAGGGAGATATTTGctcagaaagcttttgaaaaatttCGTGGGCCTGAAATTCAACCAGGAAACCATGTTCAGTCTGACAAAGAAATAGATGCTTTCATAAGACAGAAGGCTGATAGTGCTTATCATCCTTCCTGCACCTGTAAAATGGGTCAGCTTTCAGATAGCACCGCTGTAGTTGATCCCCAAACAAAAGTAATTGGTGTTGAAAATTTGAGAGTAGTAGATGCCTCAATAATGCCCAGTATTGTCAGTGGGAATTTGAATGCCCCAACTATTATGATAGCAGAGAAAGCTGCAGACATAATTAAGGGGCTTCCGTcacttcaggagaaaaatgctCCTGTATATAAGCCCAAGACCTTAGAAACACAACGATAA
- the CHDH gene encoding choline dehydrogenase, mitochondrial isoform X2, with protein sequence MFLVKMFYLIKGVKCYSSVSQMHKVTGALFKAHLLRNTLGINKSFRISRALSQLSSEKANSFNYVIVGAGSAGCVLANRLTEDPLSTVLLLEAGPKDTLLGSKRLMWKIHMPAALTYNLCDEKYNWYYHTTSQKHMDNRIMYWPRGRVWGGSSSLNAMVYIRGHAEDYNRWSREGAVGWDYEHCLPYFKKAQTHELGPDQYRGGKGPLHVSRGKTNHPLHHAFLEATQQAGYPFTDDMNGYQQEGFGWMDMTVHKGQRWSAASAYLHPAVSRPNLSITEKTLVTKILFQGTKSIGVEYLKNGQRKKAFASKEVILSGGAINSPQLLMLSGIGNADDLKKLGIPVVCHLPGVGQNLQDHLEVYVQQKCTKPITLYSAQKPVRMARIGLEWLWKFTGDGATAHLESGGFIRSEPGVPHPDIQFHFLPSQVVDHGRVASTMEAYQVHVGPMRSTSVGWVKLKSTNPMDHPIIEPNYMSTERDIWEFRQCVKLTREIFAQKAFEKFRGPEIQPGNHVQSDKEIDAFIRQKADSAYHPSCTCKMGQLSDSTAVVDPQTKVIGVENLRVVDASIMPSIVSGNLNAPTIMIAEKAADIIKGLPSLQEKNAPVYKPKTLETQR encoded by the exons ATGTTCTTAGTAAAGATGTTCTACTTAATCAAAGGAGTTAAATGTTACAGCTCTGTGAGTCAGATGCACAAAGTAACAGGAGCTCTGTTTAAAGCACACCTGTTAAGGAACACATTGGGCATCAACAAATCATTCAGAATCTCACGTGCATTGTCTCAGCTTAGTTCTGAAAAGGCAAACTCTTTTAATTATGTCATTGTTGGAGCTGGATCAGCTGGGTGTGTATTAGCCAACAGGTTGACCGAAGACCCTCTCAGTACTGTACTACTTTTGGAAGCAGGCCCTAAAGATACCCTTCTAGGTAGTAAGAGACTGATGTGGAAGATTCATATGCCTGCTGCATTAACTTACAACCTCTGTGATGAGAAATATAACTGGTATTACCACACAACTTCACAGAAACATATGGATAATAGGATTATGTACTGGCCCCGAGGAAGAGTGTGGGGTGGTTCCTCTTCTCTCAATGCAATGGTGTATATTCGTGGGCATGCTGAAGATTATAATCGATGGAGCAGAGAAGGGGCTGTAGGATGGGACTATGAACATTGCTTGCCCTATTTTAAGAAGGCACAAACACATGAACTGGGACCAGATCAGTATAGAGGTGGAAAAGGACCTCTGCATGTGtcaagagggaaaacaaaccatCCTCTTCATCACGCATTCCTGGAGGCAACTCAGCAAGCTGGGTATCCCTTCACAGATGATATGAATGGCTATCAGCAAGAAGGATTTGGCTGGATGGACATGACTGTACACAAAG GTCAAAGATGGAGCGCAGCGAGTGCTTACCTTCACCCAGCTGTATCCCGCCCAAATTTGTCAATCACAGAGAAGACACTTGTAACAAAAATCTTGTTTCAAGGAACAAAATCCATTGGTGTTGAGTATTTGAAAAATGGTCAAAGGAAAAAG GCTTTTGCCAgtaaagaagttattttaagtGGAGGTGCCATAAATTCTCCACAGCTGCTTATGTTGTCTGGGATTGGCAATGCAGATGATCTAAAAAAACTGGGGATCCCTGTTGTTTGTCACCTTCCTG GAGTAGGCCAGAATCTTCAAGATCACTTAGAAGTGTACGTCCAGCAAAAGTGCACCAAACCTATCACTCTGTATAGTGCACAAAAGCCGGTTAGAATGGCAAGGATTGGTCTAGAATGGCTTTGGAAGTTCACAG GTGATGGAGCCACTGCCCACTTAGAATCTGGTGGGTTTATTCGAAGTGAGCCAGGAGTTCCTCACCCTGACATTCAGTTccactttcttccttctcaggTGGTTGATCATGGTCGCGTTGCTTCAACAATGGAAGCTTACCAG GTCCACGTGGGGCCCATGAGGAGCACAAGTGTAGGCTGGGTGAAACTGAAAAGTACAAACCCAATGGATCATCCAATCATTGAGCCTAACTACATGTCAACAG aAAGAGATATTTGGGAATTCCGCCAGTGTGTCAAGCTGACCAGGGAGATATTTGctcagaaagcttttgaaaaatttCGTGGGCCTGAAATTCAACCAGGAAACCATGTTCAGTCTGACAAAGAAATAGATGCTTTCATAAGACAGAAGGCTGATAGTGCTTATCATCCTTCCTGCACCTGTAAAATGGGTCAGCTTTCAGATAGCACCGCTGTAGTTGATCCCCAAACAAAAGTAATTGGTGTTGAAAATTTGAGAGTAGTAGATGCCTCAATAATGCCCAGTATTGTCAGTGGGAATTTGAATGCCCCAACTATTATGATAGCAGAGAAAGCTGCAGACATAATTAAGGGGCTTCCGTcacttcaggagaaaaatgctCCTGTATATAAGCCCAAGACCTTAGAAACACAACGATAA